The Arachis hypogaea cultivar Tifrunner chromosome 14, arahy.Tifrunner.gnm2.J5K5, whole genome shotgun sequence genome has a segment encoding these proteins:
- the LOC112743231 gene encoding LOW QUALITY PROTEIN: wall-associated receptor kinase-like 2 (The sequence of the model RefSeq protein was modified relative to this genomic sequence to represent the inferred CDS: inserted 2 bases in 2 codons; substituted 1 base at 1 genomic stop codon): MEIPYYLYILSINICFLLLLPESLYSQQVYLNGTVYDCTDTPSTPKGYLCNGLKKSCTSFIVFRSKHPYDNPASIAYLLESKASINKLSNNARIPSNRSIIVPVFCSCHGNIYSHDAPYTVKNNDTYFMVVKTTYQGLTTCQALMGQNYYPPNGLPIGAELTVPLLCACPTENQTSTGVTSLLVDLINYGHTLKSIGESYGVGEQSMLEANKPQSKNSSSFTLLALTPILVPLRGKSCKEDPNSFYCNCSKEFLADGSLKGIYCDESDGQKFPAKLVVXIGVGIGVGFLCLFLLGYKLYQYIQKKRERIHKEKLFKQNGGYLLQEKVSSSHGNGSQKVIIKLFTAEELQRATDNYNWSRFLGQGGYGKVYKGMLPDGTIVAVKRSKEIERNQIETFVNEVVILSQINHRNIVKLLGFCLETEAPLLVYEFIPNGTLAQHIHSKPHESSSPLSWDSRLGIACEVAGAVAYMHSSASIPIFHRDIKPTNILLDSNYSAKVSDFGTSRSLPQDKTHLTTQIGGTFGYIDPEYFQSSQFSDKSDMYSFGVVLVEIITGKKPXSFIEEDEGQNLIAEFISVMKENKVCDILDPKVLKEAKKDEIVAIXNLAMRCLRLNGRKRPTMEEVSAELESLRKVQSSMLVNNHDHHHVESTNNDEKLLHKHNNSVVQEYAVESILLSLQLQMESSSF, from the exons ATGGAGATTCCCTACTATCTCTACATTCTCTCAATAAACATATGCTTCTTGTTATTGTTACCCGAATCACTTTATTCCCAACAAGTGTACCTAAATGGAACAGTTTATGATTGCACCGATACCCCTTCTACACCAAAAGGATATCTTTGCAATGGCCTCAAGAAATCATGCACTTCATTCATTGTTTTTAGGTCCAAACACCCTTATGATAACCCTGCAAGCATTGCATACCTTCTTGAATCTAAAGCATCAATCAACAAGCTCTCAAACAATGCAAGAATCCCTTCTAACAGATCCATCATTGTTCCTGTTTTCTGTTCATGTCATGGAAATATCTATAGCCATGATGCTCCTTACACTGTCAAGAACAATGACACATACTTT ATGGTA GTAAAAACAACTTACCAAGGACTAACAACATGCCAAGCATTGATGGGGCAGAATTACTATCCCCCTAATGGACTTCCAATTGGTGCTGAACTCACAGTTCCTTTGTTATGTGCTTGTCCAACAGAAAATCAAACTTCAACAGGTGTCACTTCCTTATTGGTTGATTTGATCAACTATGGTCACACCTTGAAGTCCATAGGAGAATCTTATGGTGTTGGTGAACAAAGTATGTTAGAGGCTAATAAGCCACAAAGTAAAAATAGTAGCAGCTTCACCCTCTTGGCCTTAACTCCTATCTTGGTTCCTCTAAGAGGAAAGAGTTGCAAAGAGGATCCAAATAGTTTCTATTGTAACTGTTCTAAGGAATTCCTTGCTGATGGAAGCTTAAAGGGGATTTATTGTGATGAGTCTGATGGTCAAAAATTTCCTGCCAAATTGGTTGTTTGAATTG GTGTTGGCATTGGTGTaggctttctttgtttgtttctctTGGGTTATAAACTATACCAATACATacagaaaaagagagaaaggatTCACAAGGAAAAGCTATTCAAACAGAATGGTGGCTACTTGTTACAAGAGAAAGTGTCATCATCACATGGAAATGGATCCCAAAAGGTAATAATAAAGCTTTTCACAGCTGAGGAGCTTCAAAGAGCAACAGATAACTACAACTGGAGCAGGTTTCTTGGTCAAGGTGGATATGGAAAAGTCTACAAAGGAATGCTACCAGATGGAACCATAGTAGCTGTTAAGAGATCTAAGGAGATTGAGAGGAACCAGATTGAGACTTTTGTCAATGAAGTTGTCATTTTATCACAGATTAATCACAG GAACATTGTGAAGCTCTTGGGCTTCTGTCTTGAGACAGAAGCACCATTACTAGTCTATGAGTTCATTCCAAATGGAACACTTGCACAACATATTCATAGCAAACCCCATGAATCATCTTCACCACTTTCATGGGATAGCCGGCTTGGAATCGCATGCGAGGTAGCCGGAGCAGTGGCTTATATGCATTCTTCAGCTTCAATTCCCATCTTCCATAGAGATATCAAACCTACTAACATACTCTTAGATAGTAACTATAGTGCAAAAGTGTCTGATTTTGGAACATCAAGATCATTGCCACAAGACAAGACTCACTTGACAACACAAATAGGAGGAACTTTCGGATACATCGACCCTGAATATTTCCAATCTAGTCAATTTTCGGATAAGAGTGACATGTATAGTTTTGGAGTTGTGCTTGTTGAAATCATAACTGGGAAGAAGC TTTCGTTTATAGAAGAAGATGAGGGTCAGAATTTGATTGCTGAATTCATTTCTGTTATGAAGGAGAACAAAGTTTGTGATATCTTGGATCCCAAGGTATTGAAGGAAGCTAAGAAGGATGAGATTGTTGCAA CAAATCTTGCAATGAGGTGTTTGAGGCTAAATGGGAGAAAAAGGCCAACAATGGAAGAGGTTTCAGCTGAGTTGGAATCATTGAGGAAGGTACAAAGTTCCATGTTGGTTAATAACCATGATCATCATCATGTTGAATCAACAAACAATGATGAAAAATTATTGCATAAACACAACAATAGTGTAGTACAAGAATATGCAGTGGAGAGCATTTTGCTGTCATTACAATTACAAATGGAGTCCTCATCCTTCTGA
- the LOC114925232 gene encoding 7-deoxyloganetin glucosyltransferase-like, translating to IDLNLWKEDNKCLEWLDKRDRGSVVYVNFGSLVIMTPKQLSEFAWGLVNSKYHFLWVIRPNLVHDNNNNGDGKLSDEYVNVIERCERGLVLGWCQQEKVQCHASIGRFLIHCGWNSTLESICEGVPMACWPFFAEQQTNSFYACKKWGIGMEIECDVKREQVEELVRELMEGQKGKEIKVYKLEGLI from the coding sequence ATTGATCTGAATCTGTGGAAGGAAGACAACAAATGCTTGGAATGGTTGGATAAAAGAGACAGAGGTTCTGTTGTGTATGTGAACTTTGGTAGCTTAGTGATTATGACACCAAAGCAACTAAGTGAATTTGCTTGGGGTTTGGTTAATAGCAAGTACCATTTTTTGTGGGTCATAAGGCCTAATCTTGtgcatgataataataataatggtgatgGGAAATTAAGTGATGAATATGTGAATGTGATTGAAAGATGTGAGaggggattggtattggggtggtGCCAACAAGAGAAAGTTCAGTGTCATGCATCAATTGGCAGATTTCTAATACATTGTGGGTGGAACTCAACATTGGAGAGCATATGTGAGGGAGTTCCAATGGCATGTTGGCCTTTCTTTGCAGAACAACAAACAAACAGCTTCTATGCATGCAAGAAATGGGGGATTGGGATGGAGATTGAGTGTGATGTTAAGAGAGAGCAGGTTGAGGAGCTTGTGAGGGAACTCATGGAGGGGCAAAAAGGGAAAGAAATTAAGGTTTATAAACTCGAAGGACTAATTTGA
- the LOC112744215 gene encoding wall-associated receptor kinase-like 1, translating into MELHYLNIIFTIFILLSLFPQYLHCQQQFLNETVFDCSSNPSTPKGYLCNSPKKSCTSFLVYRSKPPYNTPQTIANLLASEESTVSSINKISSNKKIPTNKSIIVPVSCSCSGNIYQHNAFYTVNKDDTYFMLVNTTYQGLTTCQALMGQNYYASVNIAIGAQLTVPMLCACPTANQTAKGVTSLLVYSLGEGDTIKSIGETYGVDEQSILDANELNQTSNGNRSLSLMARTPILIPLRGKSCKDDPESFYCTCSQGDVTNSSLIGLNCEESDGQKFPAKLVAALGVGIGAGFLCLFLLGYKLYQCIQKKREKLHKEKLFKQNGGYLLQEKVSSYTNGQRTKLFTEEELKRATDNYNQSRFLGQGGFGTVYKGMLPDGTIVAVKRSKEMERNQIQTFVNEVVILSQINHRNIVKLLGCCLETEAPLLVYEFIPNGTLSDHIHVKEDESSSLSWDGRLRIACEVAGAVAYMHSAASVPIFHRDIKPSNILLDSNYSAKVSDFGTSKSLPLDNTHLTTAVRGTFGYIDPEYFQSNQYTDRSDVYSFGVVLVELITGRKPLSLLQDEGQHLIAEFISLMKENQLSEILDAKVLKEAREDHILAIANLAMRCLRLSGKKRPTMKEVSAELEALRTAQSSVLIDLDRISPEDGGSPSHTTRGPIQESGEESILVSLQMESTSF; encoded by the exons ATGGAGCTTCACTACCTCAACATTATTTTCACAATCTTCATTCTCTTATCTCTATTTCCTCAATATCTCCATTGCCAACAACAATTCCTCAATGAAACTGTCTTTGACTGCTCCAGCAACCCTTCCACACCAAAAGGGTACCTGTGCAATAGTCCTAAAAAATCATGCACTTCCTTCTTAGTTTACAGGTCCAAACCTCCCTATAACACCCCTCAAACCATTGCAAATCTTCTTGCTTCTGAAGAATCCACAGTATCCTCCATCAACAAAATttcaagtaataaaaaaattcctACCAACAAATCAATCATTGTTCCTGTGTCTTGCTCCTGTTCTGGAAATATTTATCAACACAATGCTTTTTACACAGTCAATAAGGATGACACATATTTCATGTTAGTGAACACTACTTACCAAGGCCTCACAACATGCCAGGCTTTGATGGGACAGAACTACTATGCTTCTGTCAACATTGCCATTGGTGCTCAGCTCACAGTTCCCATGCTATGTGCTTGTCCAACTGCAAACCAAACAGCAAAAGGCGTGACATCATTGCTCGTTTACTCGCTTGGCGAAGGCGACACAATCAAGTCAATAGGAGAGACTTATGGTGTTGATGAACAAAGTATTCTTGATGCCAATGAGCTGAACCAGACATCAAATGGAAACAGAAGCTTGAGCCTTATGGCGAGGACTCCGATTTTGATTCCATTGAGGGGTAAGAGCTGCAAAGATGATCCAGAGAGTTTCTATTGTACATGTTCTCAGGGAGATGTCACAAATTCAAGCCTCATAGGACTCAACTGTGAAGAATCAGATGGTCAAAAATTTCCTGCTAAATTGGTTGCAGCACtag GTGTTGGCATTGGTGCTGGCTTTCTCTGTTTGTTTCTTCTTGGTTATAAGCTGTACCAATGCAtacagaaaaagagagaaaaacttCATAAAGAAAAGCTGTTCAAGCAAAATGGTGGCTACTTGCTACAAGAGAAGGTCTCATCTTATACAAATGGACAAAGGACAAAGCTTTTTACCGAGGAGGAGCTGAAGAGAGCAACAGATAACTACAACCAGAGTAGGTTCCTTGGTCAAGGCGGCTTTGGCACGGTCTACAAAGGAATGTTACCAGACGGAACCATAGTCGCCGTTAAGAGATCAAAAGAGATGGAAAGGAACCAGATACAGACTTTTGTCAATGAAGTTGTGATTCTATCACAGATTAACCACAGGAACATTGTTAAACTCTTGGGGTGTTGTCTTGAGACAGAAGCACCATTACTTGTCTATGAATTTATTCCAAATGGAACACTTTCTGACCATATTCATGTGAAAGAGGACGAGTCATCATCGCTTTCATGGGATGGCCGCCTTCGAATTGCTTGTGAGGTAGCTGGAGCAGTGGCCTATATGCATTCTGCAGCTTCTGTTCCTATCTTCCATAGAGACATCAAACCTTCAAACATACTCCTAGACAGCAACTACAGTGCTAAAGTTTCTGATTTTGGAACATCTAAATCACTTCCATTGGATAATACTCACTTGACAACTGCAGTAAGAGGAACTTTTGGGTACATAGATCCTGAGTATTTTCAGTCCAATCAATATACAGATAGAAGTGATGTGTATAGTTTCGGAGTTGTACTTGTTGAGCTCATAACTGGGAGGAAACCACTTTCATTGTTACAAGATGAGGGTCAGCATCTGATAGCAGAATTCATTTCTCTGATGAAGGAGAACCAGCTTTCTGAAATTCTGGATGCCAAAGTGCTCAAGGAAGCAAGGGAAGATCACATTCTTGCCATTGCAAATCTTGCAATGAGATGCTTGAGACTCAGTGGGAAGAAAAGACCAACCATGAAAGAAGTTTCAGCGGAACTAGAAGCATTGAGAACAGCACAGAGTTCCGTACTTATCGACCTTGACCGCATCTCGCCTGAAGATGGTGGATCACCTAGCCACACCACCAGGGGACCAATTCAAGAATCTGGAGAGGAAAGCATTTTGGTATCCCTACAAATGGAGTCCACATCCTTCTAA
- the LOC112744214 gene encoding uncharacterized protein codes for MFGRKVFLTYKRKRQSSSEDAHNCSLSAQDKHDKQTAEKAMEKNEEKRMRGCSSWLPVRKPDSLKSGEQGNCDATKVMVTRSRSFSSRHQCEDTSETARDAGELLAVHAEKASKNASGPPGDSCATEISKNEFSNCPNIQCTPPSVKLDAGNGLNLVGSEACITRECSSPKGNESSVLNKSRIEEFTDSQLKDGFINPSRRKVIKTKLGTPLITFNRCHKRKKDSDATDGQSELLHGKENISALAKWSMLVDVNASASSTNESSCEECPVDKVPDLNQSVDHLERGKLLNQIQNEASSKSCSTVFLADLNQSAELSERGVLNQAREKVENAHHPDTSGVVSATCVTPLGEQLHHGEDIDKTGTIAIEPGQSCLIQKDAEHMHKDCEGVSINVDSSDPCPTTTADQELESEPSVREAMQNGTCDDAEKTGGLREFDLLVDSSDENIVDLNLGVGKHPVDLKMTTPADKLASISSSSATVEDQISPLELLNVKDTQMIPEGTSSDVCSIIAQPQSTGSMMSSKRMNVQQSKIIRSEPVPTVSLSLGLSLPVEPNIGGCDSITCLSLLPLPNSLSETKGSVQDMLSEYSASRKPWHRRHKMMLESIVSRARSLNERGIFQDNLVPHPTMWSEEELDYLWIGVRRHGKGNWDAMLRDPRLRFSPLRLAKDLADRWEDEQLKVLNDVAFPQFMYPKAASLEGNFCLDPKASFWRESAIDNTKLSPEDMFSYRDSNTLKKSRARLNSHGNTTGRNHRPGFHSRKASYNKSADNYEWGSFPGSLSLPRENSYSNDFPFNFSTGNSNLPHWLREAIFAPPLKSVEPNLAPATAVSLSSHPEHGLDAGKSSFVPQNRLNGLGTTEPQMSNQNGSSQCATYSRRRFGMMKVNKPLEQHVKKSDALIIIDSDTSSEETISDDNRSSL; via the exons ATGTTCGGCCGCAAAGTGTTCCTAACATACAAAAGAAAGCGACAATCATCTTCTGAAGATGCCCATAATTGTTCTTTATCTGCACAAGATAAACATGACAAGCAAACTGCTGAGAAGGCAATGGAAAAGAATGAAGAGAAACGGATG CGAGGTTGTTCATCATGGCTCCCGGTTCGCAAACCTGACAGCCTTAAGTCTGGAGAGCAAGGAAATTGTGATGCAACAAAAGTCATGGTTACTAGGTCTAGATCATTTTCATCAAGGCATCAATGCGAGGATACCTCAGAGACGGCGAGGGATGCTGGTGAATTACTTGCTGTACACGCAGAAAAGGCTTCAAAGAATGCTTCTGGTCCTCCTGGAGATTCCTGTGCCACTGAAATCTCTAAGAACGAATTTAGCAATTGTCCAAATATACAATGCACTCCCCCTTCAGTTAAATTGGATGccgggaatggtttgaatttagTTGGCTCAGAGGCATGCATTACAAGGGAATGCAGCTCTCCAAAAGGCAATGAATCTTCTGTATTGAATAAGTCAAGAATAGAAGAATTTACTGATTCACAGTTAAAAGATGGTTTCATTAACCCATCTCGACGTAAGGTTATAAAGACTAAGTTGGGCACCCCATTAATTACCTTCAATCGATgccataaaagaaaaaaagattcaGATGCAACCGATGGACAAAGCGAATTATTGCACGGGAAGGAAAATATATCAGCGCTAGCCAAGTGGAGCATGCTTGTTGATGTTAATGCCAGCGCTAGTTCTACGAATGAATCATCTTGTGAGGAATGTCCTGTAGATAAAGTACCAGACCTTAATCAATCAGTGGATCATTTGGAAAGAGGGAAGCTGTTGAATCAAATCCAAAATGAAGCATCCTCTAAAAGCTGCTCTACGGTTTTTCTGGCTGACCTTAATCAATCAGCTGAGCTTTCAGAAAGAGGGGTGCTTAATCAAGCTAGAGAAAAA GTAGAAAATGCACACCATCCGGACACTTCGGGAGTTGTTTCCGCAACATG TGTGACACCTTTGGGGGAGCAACTGCATCATGGCGAGGACATAGACAAAACCGGTACCATTGCAATAGAACCAGGCCAGAGTTGCCTAATTCAAAAGGATGCTGAACATATGCATAAGGATTGTGAAGGAGTTTCTATTAATGTTGACTCTAGTGATCCCTGCCCAACCACAACTGCTGATCAGGAACTAGAGTCCGAGCCGTCTGTAAGAGAGGCCATGCAAAATGGTACATGTGATGATgcggaaaaaaccggaggactcCGTGAATTTGACCTGCTTGTTGACTCTTCAG ATGAGAACATAGTTGATTTAAACTTGGGTGTTGGCAAACATCCCGTAGATTTGAAGATGACAACTCCTGCGGACAAATTGGCCTCTATAAGCAGTAGTTCTGCCACTGTGGAAGATCAAATTTCTCCATTGGAATTGTTAAATGTCAAAGATACACAG ATGATTCCAGAAGGAACATCCAGTGATGTTTGCTCAATCATTGCTCAACCTCAGTCAACTGGTAGCATGATGTCTAGCAAAAGAATGAATGTTCAACAAAGTAAAATTATTCGATCGGAACCTGTGCCAACAGTTTCGCTTTCTTTGGGTTTGTCTTTACCTGTTGAGCCTAACATTGGAGGTTGTGATTCCATTACTTGCTTGTCACTATTGCCTTTGCCAAATTCATTGAGTGAAACCAAAGGTTCTGTACAAGACATGTTATCTGAATATTCAGCAAGCCGAAAACCGTGGCATCGCCGACACAAAATGATGCTTGAGAGCATTGTAAGCAGAGCAAGATCTTTGAATGAAAGGGGCATTTTTCAAGATAACTTGGTGCCACACCCAACCATGTGGTCTGAAGAGGAGCTGGATTATCTCTGGATTGGTGTGAGGAGACATGGTAAGGGGAATTGGGACGCCATGCTAAGGGATCCAAGACTGAGGTTTTCGCCGTTAAGGTTAGCAAAGGACCTTGCTGATCGTTGGGAGGATGAACaattaaaagttttgaatgaTGTTGCTTTTCCACAGTTCATGTATCCAAAAGCCGCATCATTGGAAGGAAACTTCTGCTTAGATCCTAAAGCAAGTTTTTGGAGAGAAAGTGCAATAGACAATACTAAGCTTTCGCCGGAAGATATGTTTTCTTACAGGGACAGTAATACCCTAAAGAAATCCCGTGCTCGGTTAAATTCTCATGGTAACACCACCGGACGGAATCATAGGCCGGGCTTTCATTCTAGGAAGGCCTCTTACAACAAAAGTGCAGATAATTATGAATGGGGATCTTTTCCTGGGAGCTTGAGTCTTCCCAGAGAAAATTCTTATTCAAATGATTTTCCCTTTAACTTTTCCACAGGAAACAGTAATTTACCTCACTGGCTGAGAGAAGCAATTTTCGCTCCTCCTTTAAAGTCAGTTGAGCCGAACCTGGCTCCGGCCACAGCCGTTTCTTTGAGTTCTCATCCGGAGCATGGCTTGGATGCCGGGAAGTCTAGCTTTGTGCCTCAAAATAGGTTGAATGGTTTGGGAACAACTGAGCCACAAATGTCAAATCAAAATGGTTCTTCTCAGTGTGCAACCTATTCAAGAAGAAGATTTGGGATGATGAAAGTGAATAAGCCATTGGAGCAACATGTCAAGAAATCAGATGCCTTAATCATTATTGATAGTGACACATCTTCTGAAGAGACCATATCTGATGATAACCGTTCCAGCTTATAA